The Festucalex cinctus isolate MCC-2025b chromosome 10, RoL_Fcin_1.0, whole genome shotgun sequence region ttcaacatGTCTGGAATTTGTTCATACCAGACTTGCGTGCCTCTAACTGAGAAGCAAACATTATTCACTTGCTATGCGTgccgattttacatctttctaATCATGTGTCATTTTGTCTGCATTGTTAAACCATATCCCTTTGTGtgggatgtctttttttttttccttcttttttttttgtcgtctttTGAGCTTGTCTGTTGTTTAACATTACCTTTGGAGATGTTAAGCAAGTGAGGCTTTTGCCAATTTTTagtaagcacaaaaaaatagcaCGGCTTAATTTCAGCTTTtccatattactttttttttgctctatgGAATTGTAATTAAGAAGTTTCTTGGTGCAAGGTAATGTTCATCTTTTATACTTAGTTACATAAATATTGTCAGATAAGGGGCAATTATGTAAGAGAAGTAAGTATTTTCACAGACCAGACGACCTCACTCAGTTATCCATTCATGTGCTTTTGTTTCCTGTTTGAATGTCTTTTGCACTCGGCCTTTTCCGCATCCCCAGGCCTCCACTTACACTTAATAGACCAAAACCTGCATCacaagtttgttttattttttccccaaacccTAAAAGTTccaatttaatattttactgGCTAAATCTCACAGGTCTGCTGAgatcatttgtttaaaaaaaaaaaagacccctgTGGTTGAATTAGATCAGGTCCAAAGAAAAGGGCTTGTGCATCTTTAACATTAACATCGGAGCTAATAACAGTAAGTGAAGTAAATGTCCCCTAATGCCAGTAAATTTCTGCCAATGAACCCTCATTTGGCATGGCACCAAACAAAAACCTCTCATGCACATTTGACAACCACACCACAATTTTTATGTACACCCGTTTATGATGCTATCATATACAGTTGCACGTTAACATCAATAAAAAACCCACCCCAGAATCATATTCAGTCGCCAGTTTAATAGGCTAAAGATAAATCGCTAATTTATTTGGCTGTCATTAATGAATGATTAAAATGGTATAATGGCATGTTGCCCACGCCAGTCTTTCATATCAAAGTGCGCTCTCAtgccccccaacccccaccaCCAGACACAAAGCCTTtaatgctgcatcaaagcaaaCAACTGTGGCGACATCATCTTCCCTTCTCAAAGGTCTTGGAGCCGTTCAGtttgattcaataaaaaaaacgaactgAGTACGTGGTGAAGTAGACGGAAATTAGAAATCAATACGTGCTTATTTTCATGGCTTATGCGAGCCGTAGCGAAGCATTAGCCTACTGCTAACCATTTTAACAAAACAGGCTTACTCAAATGTATGCAACCTATGTAATGTTACTCATTGTTTAAACCAACGCTTATCTTGAGGTGACATAAGAGTGACAAAAGGGCGAGTTTTATGACACTTGTTACAATTCATGTGTCCAGAGTAAATATTGGTTCTCAAgatattttcaacactttacaaTTGTTAAcatctcaaaataaaacatgatgtGGAGATAGAGCAACCGATTTTGTGGACAAATGTGAAAAGTGACTATGTGCAAAAATACTGACCTCAAGGACCCAGAGGAGTGACATCTGACCCGATAGAAGTGTAGAGCCAGAAAATGAGTACAACTGTTAAGCTGTCAAGTTATAGTAAGAGGGATACTAATTAGTTGGCCAGTATAAGGGTTCAGTCATCGTGGTCTCCTCGTCTCCCTGATAGGCTTGGGTAACTACCCTCAGGAGCCCTCTGCCTACGGACCAACGCGTCCTCACACTTATGGTCAGGATGATCAGGGAGGATGTAGTGCAGGTAGGTGCCAGCATCATATTCTCCAACCACAAAAGTAGCTTTTCTTCACTACTTTAGTGTCTGTACTAAGACAACAAACTGATTCTTTGCTTCTTTTGCACAGTATTTTGTGTGTACATTAAAATTCATGCATGTATAATAAAACGTGGCCTTTGGTTGTGAATGAATTTGAATGTAATTTGCAATCAAATTAACTGTCAGAGCTCTAAACGTATTGTCTCCCTCAGTGGCTGCTGCTCTACtatacaaaaacaaatcctatttttgtttgtcttgtcTGCAGTGCTGTTCAGCTTACAAAAAGGATGATCTAATAGTCAGAAATATAGTATGTTTGGCTCAGTTATGTTAATGTAGTACTATTTACCCGACTCTTTACCTTCCGCGTCCTTATACCACAACATAGGTGAAGCCATTTAAAAACCATTACAATAAGACAACAGTCTAATGGTCTTTGGATTCACATTTGTACCTTTGACTTGATCCTAAAGAGTTCCAAAatttgttttctctctctctctcgcatcAGTTCATGTTACTCCCTTTCCAGTTAGTATAGTGTTTCATGTATCTGTGTTTGTGACCTAGAAAATCTCAATCTGATGAAAAGAAAGTAAAATGAACCATAACCAGCAAAATTGAGCGACTACTGGACTTTCTTTACTGGGTGTCACGATTCTCATCCAATTTGCAGAGTGTTGGTGCCACCAAGTGTCCAAATAGAAGAATGTCAAGGAATAGgtcaggatgttttttttatttttatttttttgcccttaGGAGGCATGAAGGCCTAACAGTTTATCTGTAGCTAGCCAGCCAATATGTAACTAATATTGAATTTCAACTATAGTATAACTATACAAACTTTTGCACTGGTAGTACTGGTACAGGATTTTGTCGCACCCTTTTTTGGCGATGTACATGACCATATTTGCTGATGTATGGCTGTCTCAATTTCCATACTGTAGTTATGATGTAAGGATTGACAGTGACTCaagatatttgcaaaatattttactttaacAAGGACTCTGCGCCAAGTAGCGGctgacaaaacaaataaatttttCCTGTTGCTTCAAATCTTCTCATCCACCGCAGGCTACGCTCAGGACCTGACTGCATTCAGCCACACCTTTGCAGACCCTAGTCAAACAACGGCCTCGTATGGCTCAGCACAGCCCATCACTGCGCCACAGTCCGCCGCCAGTGCGTTTGGAAGAGGGCAGAACCACAACGTACAAGGCTTCCATCCGTATCGACGTTGACTGTCACTTTGGGACAGGGATGTTATGTAAAATTCTACACAAAAATGATCTGGGGGAGAAAGGAGTCAGGGAAATGTGTGTCGGATTGTTCTTTGGATTATTTTGAATGCGCAGTGTGAAATGGAAACCTCAGTGAAAGTAGGTCTTCCAGTTTGGTCAAAAgagttgtaaaaatatttttctttaccTAATTTAAGGAAAATTCATCTGAAAGATGCTTTTATGTCCAATACTTCAACAATGTTTTATAGTAGAACTAAAACTACTTTGCAATAATTTTGATTGTCACATTGAACACTAGCACATAGATTATATGGAAAAAGAGTtgcatataaatatgtatatttatggTTGACACAAATGAAAACAGGGTTTTGCATTTCCCCAGCTTTAAATTCTAgggaaattgtttttgtttggtcaaTATTGTTTACTTTCTGAGCCTTTCAAGTTTGTTTGAAATTGAGATTATAGATATATATTATACACAAACTgtgcaattttttaaaaatgaattttgtaCTAAAATGTAcactgcttgtttttgtttttatttaaagatGTAGACTTCCCTCAGGTGGCTGTTTTGGGTGCGTTTTGCACTTATGCAAAAAggacaaattattattaaaaaaagaaaagaaaaagttttaagGATGTGATTTGTCCActtcatttgtttttgaatgTTTATTAAGGAACCGCTGCTAATCTAAGATGTTAGTTGGGTAAGTATCTCTATACATGGTGTGATAAgagagggaggggaaaaaaaaaaaataataataatccctaAGCGCAGTCCCTGGAGCCAACGTTCAAGCTGCAGTGTCACTTTGCCTTTTCACCTTTCCTGACATCACCAAGACTTTACAATATAACCTAATTTGttattaaaggaaaaaaaaaaaaggcattcaaGAGGGGATGAATGCAAGTTTTAATCTTTTCACCCAATCTGAAGCGCTTCGACGAGTTGCTCCATTTCGTCTTTTAAAAGTTGAACACCCACTGGTCTGAATATAGGACTCACTggctagccgataggccaagactttttttgggggtgaaaaaaaaaagtcacgaggccgccatattgctcctcacaagaaatgtctcggcatacgatcgtgtacattttacagtattgaaattgTTGAATTAgaagtaattcaacaaaagatgcctctgccaaatctaattgGGTCTAAAGAACTGAGTGATAAAggggggggtcttcaaagcagcacacatttttcttttttaaattgtatttattgcataacatttttttgaagagctgaATCACTTATTTCACTCTTAAATCAAAGTTACATTTGTAGccaaaatgtaatgtttttctGCGCCCTCTTATTTCTTGACTCAATTGTCTCATCTAGTTGTGACCTTGGAGAGCCTCCGCCATGAACAGCTTGCCAAGGTTCTGAGAGGTGAATTCCTTCACATTATGGCAATAGTTGTTAATTTGCCCTGCAATAAGAAGGGTGTCCATGCGAGGTGGGGGCTGAGGAGGCTTGAACATTTTGCTGATGTCCTCTTCAGGCAAGGCCGCCTCCCCTCTGCTCTGTCGCTGGGCGTTCTCCTGCTGTCGCCTCTGGAGGTACTGgtgcttctgctgctgctgtttgctcAGATTGCGGCTGTAGGTGTTATACTTGACAATGTCTTGGTTCATGTCATCCACCCTGTCCATCAGGAGCTGAAGGCTCTTCTCCAAATGGTTACTGCTGGATAGGTTGAGTAGTTCGTGTTTGTCAGCAACTGTGGACTTGTCCTCCAGCTCCCACATCAGCACATTGATAAGATGAGAGTTTTTGATGACAATGGGCACCTCCTCGAACATGCGATCGAAGCCAATGTTAGCCTTCTTCAATCCTTCAGGTGTGAAATCTTTCTCTTTGCAGATCTCCATGAGTTTTGGAGTGAGCCTGTAGGCCTTCAGAGACAGCGAGCCTTGTGCTGTCTTGATAGGATCGTAGATAAGAACAACAGACTCCTCGATGGCATGTTGGTAGCTGAACTGCGAGTCAAGCAGGGCTCTGCTGACAAAGGAACCATAGTAGGTTGACTGGTACCATCCCACATGCAGATGGTCAATATTTACGTGACGCAGAGAACGCATCATCTCCATCTGGTACTGGACTTCATCAAAGTCCGCATCATCTTCAGTGTGCTGCGGGAAGGGGAAACAGTTGGTGATCTCCAGCCTGTCTTCAACCACCAGGCCCAGCAAGACGCCCTGAACCACCTCGCTGCCCTGGCCCTCTTCCTGGTAGTGCTTGATGATCTTCAACACCACTAAACCATCGATCTGGATCTGCTTCACAGGAGAGTCCAAGGTGCCGCCAGTCGAAGCCATTGTAACGGTAAAATACTGTAGCGCTCAGTTGGAAACACGAGGAAAAGGCCGACCTGTGACTTCCACGGCTTTCACGAGCGTGTAATGGTGTCAAGGCACATGGGCTAGCGCTATTGGCTATATATCCGGGTATTTTGAGTCAGGTGACCTACGAATTTCTGACACGTCACTACTTCCGGCTCTTTTAGCGTATACGCGACCGAGCTCAACTTTAAACTCGAGATAAAGTCAGACAAGGTCAGTGTGTGTGCGGTTAAACTTCAAACccaaaatgtgttaatgtgttTCTTGAAAGTGGTGTTTGGTACGTTGTTATGTTAGCATGTTGTCGCTAGCTGCTAAGGGGCCCAACAGACAAATTTTAAAGGGACACgacacgatttttttttgtcaagtttaAATACTTTTAGGTTGCCATTGATAGTACAGTTTGGGCAGTGTGAAATTAAAACGCACTGATTGATATCAGTAGCTACTGTATTGTAATAACATTATATTGCGAACGAGTTAGGAATCAGTTATGAATTATCAATAAAGtcctttcactttcacaactactgtactgtatctcTTTACTAGCTAGAAACTACTCAAAATACACGTGTACTGTTAAGCATCATAGGTATACAGTGATCACTGATGGGTAAGGTGGCTTTCCGGTTTTAACACCACTGCGGATTgttgtaaagtttttttgtttttttttattttttttttatttattttttttgaaaacttgCTCAGTAGTGCAGTTACTTCACACTTGAAAATGGTGGTGCTGTACTACATACTGTACTACCTTTTACATGCGTTCTCGGATCTGGATCCCTCGAAAAgctttataaatataaatcacAATTTAATATTTCATAACATGACCAAGTTTATGAAATAGTACATGTATGTTGCTATGCTACACAGTCGTAACGGCCTGCTGATGGAAATCATAATTACATTGTGGcctgttgcaaaaaaaataaaaataaaaatctatacgAAGCCATCCTCAAATCTCCAAAGTCAAATCTATTCCAGGATACTGGTAGATTCCTGGAATTATTTggatttcaaaaataattattcatATGAGAACTACTCTTCCATTTGATGCCATGTTTGaagttgtattttaatgttCTTAATTGTCACATGAAAAACCAATAAACACAATATCACTCTCAACTTTTAATGTCTTAATtgtgttaaattaataatttcatttttttccccacttaagTAAACAATGATAACTGTTGCCATTGATTCTTTTTGTCAAATTACAAATTATATGACCTTCAGGGGTGTTTTACATCATATGAGTTTTCACTTTACCAGTGTGGTAATTAAGTTAATGACTAATGGCGATGCTTGCAATATTTTACATGTCTGTGTTTGGGTCAGCAACTTTTAAAAGGAATATACATGTCAATGTTTGACAAAGCAAAGTTGTTGGGCCATAGAAAAAAAGCAATAGATGATCCCAAGAATTACAAATTAGCCTGTAATTAGACTAAGTTATTCCTACACGTTCATAAATTCATGAATCTGAAATACTATGAACCCCACTGTACCATTTACATGTTAAACTTAATACTCaaacttcaaaatatttttgtgcatatatatatatatatatatatatttcaattaTATGTCACTATTTATAGCCTCCAATAAAAAGTCATGTTTTTGACATATCTGATAATGCATGAATTTACAGTTCTGGAAATGACCTCTAGTTGAAACTTGTACCCAGTTCCAGGCAACAGAACAGTTTGAGGTATGCAGGGCTTCGTAAAATGTGAAGTGAATGTGTTACATTTGCCAGAGGTCTGACACAGACGTGGAAGTGTCTTCGTCACGCAGCAGTCATACGAAGTCAGACCCCAAAGCAAGATCACCTTACTGTGGGCTTTAGCGCAGACTTAAGCTGAAGCGTAGCAGAGCCACGATGAAGCAGCACATGGACATCTTTTCTGAACGGGCCCGTCGCCACAGTAACGAAAACAGTTTACCTGTTGATAGCATGTGAGCTTAGATTAGATCGGATATAGTTTGTGTAATGTTTCAGTTAGACCAGGTTCTTGTCATACTTGTGGTtttaacatgtattttatttgacttgatcaTCATGTATTCATGCATTTTCTGTTCTTTAGGTAGCCAAAACTGGTTCAGGGCCATCGAGCAGTTCATGCACATTGTTAAGAGGCTGAAAACTGAAGACAAGAAAGAAGACAGCCAGGCAAGGTGtggaaaatgtttcattttatcaGCCTTCATGTATTTCCTTAGTAGCAGTGAAACATCAAAATTCAAACCATCAGAAtacatttatttactgtactgAAAATGCAAAAGCAATGCATCACAATTTTAAGATTTTCAAATATTAAGTACATAGAGTATTAAAGCTACAATTGCTCAACTTTTGAGAATAACTAACGGACATGTAATGGAGAGGGAAGAGGAAGGTGTTACAAAGTCAAATACAGTAGTGACAATTTACAGGTAATGCTGGAGGTGTGTTGACACATCTTGtcctttttatttactttatagGTAAAAGGAAAGTAATCGTATGCTCAATATGGCATCTACTTGGTACAATAGTTTAGATATTTCATTGGTCAAGTTGTAATGGATTGTTAACCAAGTTTGTACTTTTTGAGGTGACATTTTTGTGCTCTGTATTTCTAGGTCTCTTATGACTTTTCAAGCATTTGACTTTGGGAGTTGTGATATGAATTTGTGTCCACAGCATTAGAGAAGCGCTGGCAGACATGCCGGTGGTGAATGAGCTATCTGATAGCACGGAGGTGGTGGAGATGGAGGATGTGACTTCAACCCCCTTCCAGGTGCAAAAGCACACATGGGTTGGTCTGCGGAAAATAATTCACGACGGTTGCAGGAACATAGCCATGCTCGTCAACAAGGCGCCATTTGAATTCCACTTTGTTCAGAAGGACGAAACCAGCACACATTCTCATCGGATCTATTACCTCGGTATGATTGATAAAAGAAAAGCTGGGGCCTAACAAGATTGTTTAAATGACCGGTCTTTCTCAATATGGGGCTACCAGACTGGTAGATTATGTGCCAATATGTTAACCAGCACGTCCGTCCAGTGGCAAGATTTCAGAGTTGTCGTCTCATCTCACAGGTATGCCGTACCGCAGTAGGGAAGTCTCATTACTCTACTCTGACATTCCCAAGAAGGTACGCAAAGAAGCCCTTCTCATTCTGTCATGGAAGCATCTGCTGGATCACTTTCAGGtatgcttgtttttattttaatgccctTATTTTAGTAATAATTACCTCTGTAGTCCCTGTACAATATTAGTTAAGATGCATAATATGAATATGGGACAGCTGGTCATTTCACCCATACAAGGTGTTtggcttttcttctttttcttattaCCATTTTGTTGTATACACTAACTTATACATTGTTGCTATTAATTTTATATGTAACCATAACACAAGATTCAGACATCATAGTTTCTAATTTATTTTCTATGGTTGCTTGAGTAATGTTGAGGCCATAACTATTACAAaagaacattattgaaacaatATTAAAATGTGAGAGGTGGGGTCCAATTCAAAAAGACTTTCTTCTTACTACTCCTTTTCaggtgttattaaaaaaaatccgtttAGCATATATAATTGTGAAATAAGCTACTGTATGTAACTGCTTATCGCATTGTTTCATTGTGATTATGCAATAgcctgaaatatatatatttttttggataaaaaattagtattatttttaacccaagCTATATTGATAACCTGGTAACCTATTTCCTGGTAGCTGTAACTAATCAACATGGGTATTTTTTACCCTTTGTTGGATCACAATCCTGACCCAACATGCTGGGTCAAATCCTCAAACCAATACGCTGGCTTTAAATGAACCATCATAGGCTCTATCCATTTTGGACCCAGCACTTGGTAAAATATTTCACCCAATTTATGTTACTCAAAACTAAGCAGTTTTAGAAATGTACAATATATTGTATTGACCTGTGCAATGAAGACAGGGGACATCAGGTTATTTTATTGGAGAGAATGTCAGATTCATGCCATTCTTAATGTAGCGTGGTAATGTTTGCTTTTGTTGTTCTAcgttccaaaacaaacagatggTTGGTTGGCCGACATAATCCCAAGTGTCTCCTGTCTTCCCTTATCTCAGGCCACCCCTCACCCCATCATTTTCTCAAAGGAGGAAGAGCTGC contains the following coding sequences:
- the LOC144027608 gene encoding eukaryotic translation initiation factor 3 subunit H, translating into MASTGGTLDSPVKQIQIDGLVVLKIIKHYQEEGQGSEVVQGVLLGLVVEDRLEITNCFPFPQHTEDDADFDEVQYQMEMMRSLRHVNIDHLHVGWYQSTYYGSFVSRALLDSQFSYQHAIEESVVLIYDPIKTAQGSLSLKAYRLTPKLMEICKEKDFTPEGLKKANIGFDRMFEEVPIVIKNSHLINVLMWELEDKSTVADKHELLNLSSSNHLEKSLQLLMDRVDDMNQDIVKYNTYSRNLSKQQQQKHQYLQRRQQENAQRQSRGEAALPEEDISKMFKPPQPPPRMDTLLIAGQINNYCHNVKEFTSQNLGKLFMAEALQGHN